The Watersipora subatra chromosome 1, tzWatSuba1.1, whole genome shotgun sequence genome has a window encoding:
- the LOC137400631 gene encoding structural maintenance of chromosomes protein 6-like, giving the protein MVKRSLNLDNAVPVKRRKQSQASQGTDHHGPQAAGIIRKIELRNFMNHASLSFDFQPRVNFVTGRNGTGKSALLTGLMVGLGGKASATSRGNQLAGFVQYGKNVSDTKVTLGNTGPDAYHPEVYGESIVVERKLMAKSGSGDYKIKTESGQLVSSKKADLTRILDHFNIQVENPVAILNQETSKNFLLSKNPSDVYKFFIKATKLEQMQHGYTNANKEFLASMDTLKSKESILPALELEVKQAKERAAALESLDRLRTKLESKQCELAWAVVQQKENEYTFMQEKVSKLQASRPKYQNEVAKSLKKIEEAEGVKRDVEKRIKLMAGDTDTLAPKKAELKKEQQAKKLMTRTHAEAVRHIQMEIARQTNDQKQMQDRINILQASSQDDKSAQIKERDLKLKKLEAKLLEMNGKCATIRKDLQDANQALAGLRSEKNEQVSSVNECDNLKKRHQAKIGQLETLKSNKSLKFGRSVPALVEAIDRLHRAGRFTKKPLGPIGAHITIKDMKYALGAERALGSVMTSFYVNHKSDAKLLNQIKREVCGNERPPDVLIGKFTEKRYEGITETKAKTHHPTLMDLLNIDSNCVFNCLIDQVAIHRVVMVLDGKEARNLMFQRQPKNSLVCFDGSGDEIRAKPDRVFANPNKRPNYMSANVEEDIREETKQLKEVGQTLRKAQTELDRITLQIQANHEKSLRLKTSLGSLERQQRKIEAEQEMVRSQVIEEEEPEDVQALTSDVQNTEKELAQLRENLNNAKEKYNSNKGEEARVSKQLAEISSRIEKMNSSIDPLKTELSAAEDMIDQAKSDSIYYKDKLKKFDEKIKTEETALSNYLKDQVEKDMEIASQMSQRVKTRKSPESLQAEIKKMKGQISKEEELRGDADEIRAQLNTVNAKYANAKKQLAQCLIYRDEMKKALKLRRTNMHRITISHAESIKMYFVRYLHQRNYDGKLQFDFDEQKLEIKVYPPSGSTSRESDNKDLRGLSGGEKSFSTLCFIMSLWDSVASPIRCMDEFDVFMDMVNRRISIKMLIEFAKTNPSNQFILLTPQDTSQIEPNDFVHIYRMPDPKRGGGDQGDS; this is encoded by the exons ATGGTGAAAAGGTCATTGAATTTAGACAATGCTGTGCCTGTAAAACGCAGAAAACAGAGTCAGGCGAGCCAAGGAACAGATCAT CACGGCCCACAAGCTGCTGGAATTATCAGAAAGATTGAGTTAAGGAACTTTATGAACCATGCCTCGCTCAGCTTTGATTTTCAGCCAAGG GTTAACTTTGTAACGGGCAGAAATGGTACCGGAAAAAGTGCACTACTTACTGGTCTCATGGTCGGTCTCGGCGGTAAAGCCAGTGCAACCAGTCGAGGAAACCAGCTTGCAGGCTTCGTTCAGTATGGCAAGAA CGTGTCAGACACCAAGGTCACTCTGGGTAACACAGGGCCTGATGCGTACCACCCTGAAGTATATGGAGAGAGCATTGTTGTGGAGAGAAAGCTGATGGCAAAGAGTGGCAGTGGAGACTACAAAATCAAAACAGAATCTG GTCAACTCGTTAGTAGTAAAAAGGCCGATTTGACTCGCATACTTGACCACTTCAACATTCAGGTCGAGAATCCTGTCGCTATTTTGAATCAGGAAACCAGCAAGAACTTCCTTCTTTCCAAGAACCCCTCCGATGTATATAAG TTCTTCATAAAGGCTACCAAGTTGGAGCAAATGCAACATGGCTACACGAATGCAAACAAGGAGTTTCTCGCATCTATGGATACCCTCAAATCAAAAGAGTCT ATTTTACCAGCTCTTGAGCTGGAAGTAAAGCAGGCCAAGGAGCGGGCTGCTGCTCTCGAATCACTCGACAGACTGAGAACAAAGTTGGAGAGCAAGCAGTGTGAGCTGGCCTGGGCTGTTGTACAGCAGAAGGAAAACGAGTATACGTTTATGCAGGAGAAGGTCAGCAAGTTGCAGGCTAGCCGGCCCAAGTATCAGAACGAAGTTGCCAAGTCTTTG AAAAAGATTGAGGAAGCGGAAGGTGTAAAGAGAGACGTAGAGAAGCGAATCAAGCTTATGGCTGGAGATACGGATACATTAGCTCCAAAGAAGGCTGAGCTTAAAAAAGAGCAGCAAGCGAAAAAACTAATGACAAGAACACACGCTGAAGCAGTAAGGCACATTCAGATGGAGATCGCTCGTCAGACCAATGATCAGAAGCAGATGCAAGATAGAATAAATATCTTACAGGCTAG TTCACAGGATGATAAATCGGCTCAGATCAAAGAGCGAGatctaaaacttaaaaaattggAAGCAAAGCTTTTAGAAATGAACGGGAAATGTGCAACAATAAGAAAAGACTTGCAGGATGCGAACCAGGCCCTTGCAGGCCTGCGATCAGAGAAGAATGAGcaagt CTCTTCGGTTAATGAATGCGACAATCTCAAAAAGAGACATCAAGCAAAGATTGGCCAACTAGAGACGCTAAAGAGCAATAAATCCTTAAAATTTGGCCGGTCTGTACCCGCACTTGTTGAAGCAATAGATCGGTTGCACCGTGCCGGAAGATTCACAAAGAAGCCTCTCGGACCCATCGGAGCACACATCACAATCAAAGACATGAAGTACGCCCTCGGTGCGGAGAGAGCTTTAG GCTCAGTGATGACATCGTTCTATGTTAACCATAAGTCGGACGCCAAGCTTCTAAATCAGATCAAAAGAGAAGTTTGTGGGAATGAGCGGCCACCGGATGTACTTATTGGAAAATTCACAGAGAAACGCTACGAAGGCATCACAGAAACAAAAGCGAAAACTCATCACCCTACGCTAATGGACTTGCTCAATATTGATAGCAACTGCGTCTTTAACTGCCTCATTGACCAG GTGGCAATACATCGAGTCGTCATGGTCCTTGATGGCAAGGAGGCAAGAAACCTCATGTTCCAACGACAACCTAAAAACAGTCTAGTG TGCTTTGATGGATCAGGCGATGAAATTCGGGCAAAGCCAGATCGTGTGTTTGCCAACCCAAACAAGAGGCCGAACTATATGAGTGCCAATGTGGAGGAGGACATAAG AGAGGAAACAAAACAGTTGAAAGAAGTCGGACAGACTTTGAGGAAAGCCCAGACTGAGCTGGACAGGATTACCTTACAGATACAGGCCAACCATGAGAAGAGCCTGAGACTGAAGACCTCTCTTGGCAGCTTGGAGAGGCAGCAAAGGAAGATTGAAGCA GAACAAGAGATGGTGAGGAGTCAGGTGATAGAGGAAGAGGAACCTGAGGATGTACAGGCTCTCACTAGTGATGTGCAGAACACAGAGAAGGAGCTAGCTCAGCTTAGGGAGAACTTAAATAATGCTAAGGAGAAATACAACAGCAACAAGGGGGAGGAGGCGCGCGTATCGAAACAACTCGCTGAAATCAGCAGCCGCATTGAGAAGATGAATTCCTCTATAGATCCTCTGAAG ACGGAGTTGAGTGCAGCAGAAGATATGATTGACCAGGCAAAGAGTGATTCCATTTATTATAAAGATAAACTCAAGAAATTTGATGAGAAGATTAAAACAGAAGAGACAGCTCTAAGCAACTATTTAAAAGACCAGGTTGAG AAAGACATGGAGATCGCATCGCAGATGTCTCAGCGTGTTAAGACACGGAAATCTCCAGAAAGTTTACAGGCAGAGATAAAAAAGATGAAAGGGCAGATTAGCAAAGAGGAAGAATT GAGGGGTGATGCTGATGAGATTCGAGCTCAATTGAACACGGTGAATGCCAAGTATGCAAATGCCAAAAAACAGCTTGCTCAATGCCTTATCTACAGAGAT GAGATGAAGAAGGCGCTAAAGTTGAGAAGAACCAACATGCATCGAATAACAATAAGTCATGCAGAGTCGATCAAGATGTACTTTGTTCGATATCTGCATCAGagaaactatgatggtaaactGCAGTTTGATTTTGATGAACAAAAGCTGGAGATTAAG gtatatcCTCCAAGTGGTTCGACATCGAGGGAGAGTGACAACAAAGACCTAAGAGGTCTGTCAGGTGGAGAGAAGAGTTTCAGCACTCTATGCTTTATTATGTCACTCTGGGACTCAGTTGCCTCTCCCATTCGTTGTATGGATgagtttgatgttttcatg